The nucleotide window AGCTCTGATCCCTGCACGTCTTATTACTGGATGAACCTTAATCTCTTGTTCATTGAATTTATTGACACTTAACAGGGGTGTCAGCTAGATGCCTAAAATGTAagggttaagaaaaaaatgaaatgcaatggctttttcttaaaaaaaaaaaaaaacaaagatggatGTAATTTATTACTGCATTTCaatctatgttttttttattttatctgaaaTGGGTTTTACAGAAATGTTGGCAGACTTCAAGACCTTGGAATAAAAGTCATAAAATCACACAGAGCTAAAACGTCAGTGTTTCTTTCCAAAATATTGCACGTCCATTgggatattttaaaaaattgtagcAATATTCAGtgctgactaaaaaaaaaaaaaaaaaatacacacacaactgattAGATCACCAAAAATGATGCAGGATGATAAGATGACCAATCACTTAAATCACAATCGATGGTTTTACTATccttattttttccttctttttccatATTTGTCACATTCTGACAACTTAACAGAACAATCGTGGGAACAGATATGGATCACATCTTGTTCTTACCCCTGCTACATGTAGAGGTTCTCTGTAGAAGACGTCGTCCAAGTTTGGATCCAGCACCAGCGGGGCATGGCCGGACGGTCTGGAGGGGGTGAACAGAGGTCTGGGGTTCATATCCGGAGCTTCTGAGGAGGAAGgtcatacaaaaaaataaaaaataaaaaaaaaacatcaaagaggAGTTTGGGAAGGTACTTCAACTGCCAGATAAAAAGAGGGCACTGCACCTGCCAGAGTTTTTCAATGATACCACAAATTAAAAGAAGCCAattttatattgaaatataaGGACTGTGAGCCTTCAGAGTCAACTGTCTAAACTTGTCAACTGGGTCTAAAGgtcttttatttcagttaaactAGGTAATTTTGCATCATGCACCTTTAATATAATTGACAGCTATCAAACTGTACAAGGTTCAGAAATTAGGGGTGATGAGAGAAGCAACATACGTTTTTCACAgacacaaataacacacaagAGACATGATAGGGGTTGAAACCAGAGAAAATGTGTTATTGGCAATGTTTGTGTCTTAGAAAACCAGGGGTTGCACTGATAAATCAGcagatatattatttttattccaaTTATTATCAGTCTACTATTATTTTCACTGCCAatatttagccatttttgtgagCATTTTTGTGAGCTTTTTTTCTAGCAGCATCCCTCTTAATACAACTGTCACTGTGTTTTGGTTAATATCCTCTAGACAAGCTGATAATTGTACTATGACTCTTAAAAAACCACATATTAGTATCATCCATGACAGGTGGTGAGATATCAGATAttagtctggaaaaaaaaacatttcagtgcatACCTATCATAAACTTTCATGAATGAGCTGCTGGTTGTCTGGACCCACCTGTGTATGTCAGCCTGTCAGGGACGTGCATGCTGTAGGCAGGTGGAagctcgtcctcctcctcctggcccGCCCACTGCCGGCCAGGCCCAACGCTCAGCCGCTCCGGGATGCGCATGTTGTTGCTGATGGCCTCCATGAAGACGGGGTCTTGGCCCGGCCCCTGGGACATCTCCCTCGGGTACGGAGCGAAGGACGCCATCATGAACAAACCTGCACGGCCCAGTTTTATGAACAAAGATTTCTGTTACAGAAACTGCAGCATTGCTGTGACTACCACAGAGATAGATTTaaggcaataaaaataaatcaaccaaTCTCATTTCTTGACATGCCACCaaagaaataattaaaacagGAATGCACGATATTGAATTTTTTACCGATAGGTGATATTCCAATATTTTCAACTCTTTTGGCCGACTGCCATTGCCAATATAAATATACGCACTTTATTTCACCTAACTGCAGAGAACATAAGTCTCATCTGTAGTGGAGTTAAAATGTTATTATGCCTACTCATACTGTCAtagcccactggcagatgcagacataaaatataggctaatgcttttcaaaatgtatacattgACTGGAGCATCGAGCATTTAGGCATCAAGCATTTACTAGCCTGTTGTGTCTGCAGAAATTCTCACTTCAGCCAGATAAAGATATTTCACCTGAAAACCTTAATCAGCCGATACCAATGACCTGCCAAAATAGGCTATATTGTGTGTCCAtgtagaaaatgaataaataacagttCCCAATGGACCATAAAGAAAAGACAGTGGGAAACTACATGGGGCAGGTGCTtgaaaaaaagtaattcatttgCTATCAATAGTGCtggcaaaaacaagcactgcaaagcaaaacaaacaaacaaaaacagacagaaaccaTGCTTGGTTTAGCAGCTTCCCAACTCCAGCACTACACTGAGAGCAAATAAATTACTTGTTGGTTTACTATATGCTTTGCTTTCCCTCCTTTTCCATTAGCTTTTTTggtaggcttttttttttttaatatagccTACTGCACACACTAATTTGTCAGGATTACAGACTATGCAACTGCTTCTGGCTAACATGTAGTGTACGGGCCACTGCTTCACGCTCAGGCTATTTTACTGTAGGCTACAAATGTGGTGTGCATTTCAAATTTGAACCAagtgtatttattgtattgtgtgtatttattgtactgAACAACTGGATGCTTAAATTTCCTCcgggataaataaagtatctatctagcTTGTGTCATACACCAATACAACATCTATAACACCAGCCCAAAGGCAAGCCTTGGTGTCAGAACCAAAACTAATCCTCACAAGCAACCATCAGGTTTGAATCCTCCCATCCTGTAACTTCATCTTCATGGTTTGACTAAAAGGGCCCTTGGCTATATGGCTAACAAATTATCTTACGTTTCTGTGTCATTTCTGTgcctcttttgttgttttggtggcaTATTTTTATTATCCTCATGTATGCCTGGTCAAAAGTGGAGGATGTAACATCACAGTGTCAGTCTGTTGCACACAAAAAGCAGGGGCTTCTGGAGCTACCATTTTGCACTCAACTTCAAtgatcatacagggagaaatccacgGTAGGAGACGACAGAGACCGATTTTGAGGAGCAAAAGACAGACCAGAGTGCAGTGCTGCCACAGCTTTGTCCTCAGTAGCATGTGAAATACAACTCCTTTCACagcctttttttgtcatttggacGACCAGGCACACCACAGCTttgctctctcttcccctctcactttttctcaactgaaaaactcatttttgagTCCTGCACCAAGCGCCATCCTGCAACCCAAACCACAGTGCAACACCCCATGCTTTAATGAAATTATAAACAGGATGCAGCAACTTGTAGGTTAGGCTGGGTTTGCCTGGCCTGAAAACAAATTCTTAATCCAGGAGACTGTTGGCTAAATGTAGACATGACACTCCTTAATCTGTCCATTATATATGCAGTTcaaatggcagcagcagcaatgagACCATCGTCATCACAGCCTGGCTTTGCAGTTGTAGACCGGAGTTTATTAGATTTTGGCTGTCCTAACACAGGTTGACATAGCCCTAATGTGGGCTAGGTcaaattttgagaaaaagaaaaaattggaAATTAGGGgcgtaatacacacacacgctatacatacatgcaaataaaaagtcAAGACAGAACAATGACTGTTGAGGAAGACCACTACACTACCTAGAAATCATTTTacctattttttaaaaatgtattattattaaataattcGGTAAATTTGGGCATTAACTATGACCACCAAATTTTGTTATAGTGCATATCTGTAgcgcaatgacaataaaggctatttatttgtattattatttgtttatttgtactttatttatacagagagactgtttttatttatttatacccagaaagtgtttattttaatttgtatgaATATATGTAAGTAATGTAATgaattgtgttgtgttgtaatgGTGGTTCCCAAACGTGAGGCCTCAGGACCTTCAGTGGACCTTGAGTGGTCTGCAGGGATCCCCGGTCCGCACTCATCGAACTATTATTTCACTGAGTGTATATTTCCAAAGTCAATATCAAGGTTATTTAAAGCACAATATCAcggtctcaaagggctttacatgcccacatgtttacaacaaacaggacgacaccaccgacttaatcctcatagccgagagaaaaaaattatgacACAATAAAATCTTATCAAACACGAGATGCAACGCTCCTCTGTTTGAGGGAAACAGTGTTGACTCTAATTTACCAACTAACTGATGTCCACACTATCACCAAGGTCGTCTAGTAACATCATTTTATACGACATGTAAGCCAGATATGACACGTTTTTAAGAGATTCCTCAGTCAAACCTCTCATGTGTGTTTAACGACACTAGAGTAAGTGCGTTACATCACTCCTTCGTTAAAGATAACGCAGGATACATCATCCCttaacaaaactttattttcgACACAAAGGTACATGTGGGGACATAGAACTGTTTTGCAGTACTAAGGATATTCTGTCGACATTGGCAAGTCAACGTTACCACCCAAATTCAGAGTTTCTAATTCTGATTTATCGTCACAATTTGCATAACAACACTTGGATGTAAACCTAGCTAGCTAGGTGGCTAGCAACAGGTTGCTGCTGTTGGGTAAGTTGTCAAACTTCATAAACACGACACGGTGCCATGAAACGTAAGACAAGCTACATGCTGTTTATAATGCCGAGTAAAATGTTAGACAACTCAATAAGCAACGACAGAAACAGAGGACAAACCTGAGCTGAGGAGCAGAGAGCTGGGTCACGGTGTCAAGCTGAGTGACAGCCGCCGTGCTTTGCTAACAGCTAACGATTAGCTAACTTTGAACCGCAGTACGACGTTAGCTTTGGGTACCCGGCGTGCTGTGTTCAAGTGCTGTCAGAAAGGTCGTTTACATTGGTGCAAGCAGGAGTTAAGTGCCCATGGATATTCTAATGATATTGATTATTAGGGTCAGTGGCCAGACCATAGGTATTTGAAGATAGTATACTGAAACCTGTATCATAGATATGTTATTTGAACATGGTAAACTGATGCTACAGGCAAAATGATGGGACTGGGTTGAATTAAATTGTCTGAAATAACTTGTGTTGATGAATTTGACTAAATTGACAGACATTTTCGGTATATTTTTCTTAGTTCGTTAGTTTTGTAAGAATGCAGTATTGTTTTTCTGAAatctagttttatttttatttcagttaactaaaatgtttttctcacaCCTAAtgttagtttttagttttgttttatttaactgtaaTAACCTTAGTCCATGCTTACCAATAAGTAGCCCATGCCACCACAGGGCTCGTGGCACAGGGAAAGGAAGAATTAAGACAGTAACACAAAACATATGTAGGATCAAACACAATTTAATATGTTCACAAAGTAATTACTGGTGCTTTGCAGACGACACAAGTAAAGAAAATTGGCACTTGATAGAGTATGGAGTATTGTGAATGACCAGCTACTCAAGTGATTAGATGCCGCTGTGTAATTTGTAAGAATCATGGAAAAATGACAAGTGATCATCACttaaacattcagctgtttgtgTTGAACTATGTTGAGAGACAAACAGGTAAGTCGTAAGCGCATGAACACGCTCTGCATTTCTGAACTCACTCAGATGTTTGTGCattaataaaaatcataaagcATCAACTGGAGGGTgctctttatttatatatgtacatatacagtataggTACATAATATATGAAAGCTGTATATAGTTGTAGCATAGAGATGATCACATGAGGATGACTTTCATGAGGAGGTGGGATTGTTTTTAGCATgggtgcaacacacacatgcacacatgaatatttgtgtacgcgtacacacacacactcacacagtttaATTTTTGCACTACTAAGTCTGTTGAATATAGAACAGATGCTTTAATCCTGCAATCGCACCAGGAGTATTTTTTGATCATCACTCCTGGCAAAATCGCAGAGACGAGCATCACTCCAACATTTTGTCGATAATTCAGCAGCACAAGTTAGATCCTATGTTTCAGTAAATGTTAGCTTGAGGTCAACAGTATGGAGGGAGACTACAAGATGATGCAGATTACTCTAGGAGACAGTGAGTGCTATTCATGGCAGATAGGAAGACTACAGACATTTCATTATAGGCTGTTTTGGCACATTTCAACCCACCCACCCATTCACACCCACACCACGATAACAATGCTTCAAAATAGGCCAAGTGTCGAAACAAAACCCAAAGCCTTAAGGGTTTCTCTCATACAAACTGTACATAATAAAttactgaataaataaactggATATAATAAACCAATCCTAATAATTAATTTCCTCTTATAACACGTGACCTTGGAGAGAATGTTTACATCAATTAAACCTTTTGGAGCTGAGATATTACCTGAAGCACACAGGTGTTTCTCTGGCTaatgtcaaaaatgaaaaatattgatGTTACTTGtacttgttattatttttttggatcCAAAACCGGACAATATGTGGTCTGCATCTTTTTTCTTGGAAGGCTCAGGAGACTTCTGTGTAAAATCAAAGACTGCTATAAGACTGGCAGGTTGGCGTGGTGATTTGAGTGACAGTCCGGTAACGGGAGGTCCTGCTGACTGTTCAAATGTGTTtcaatgcagaaaaaaagtccTGCAGCACAATGATGAAACTAATTTTTTGTATatgtttcaaaacaaaagtcagAGGTTTGTGTTTGACAAAAGCCAAGTATGCCTAGTTTttggtgaaataaataaaccacaGAGGGGGCTGCATCAATCCAGTGAGCAGGTTATCTTACCATTATTCACTGTCATGATATTTTCAAGCCCTGTGATTAACATTTTGGTTCCACTTCTTTGCTGTCAGATGTGAAATGACTTGATGAATTCCATGAAGGAGagctctgtcttttctcttacAAAAGCCTTAAAAACAAATACTTCCAAAGATCCAATGATCTGCTTCCAAAGATCATCGGTGTAAATTTGGTTTTGtacctttgtgttttctgtacaATAGTGTTAGTTGGCAGTGTGGAAAGCTGTAGTGGCAGGCATCCTATCCTGCTTTAGAGCTGAAAATAGGTATTTTTTctaatatgaaaagatattcaAATAGATGTTTTCGGTTCCAACAGTTCCTCTTGGCAGTGGGAGCCACAATACAGCAGCAGGGCAAAGTTCTACAATCAcactggttgtgtgtgtgtgtgtgtgtgtgtgtgtgtgtgtgtgtgatgtgtgtgtgtgtgtgatgtggcagTAATAGATCTGAATAAACCTGAGCAACTTCTGCTGTGTGTAAAGGTGGATGCAGTATTAACAATATAAAACTTCATCCATACAGCTTTGGCCCCAATAGGTATAATTAGTTTGACCTcaatttaagtaaaaaaaaaaaaaaaaaaaaaaacagtaaataaattaaaaaaggcCAGTGTGAAAGTAGTACAAGAAAGTAGTACAATTCAATTCTTCAATGTGCAATTTGTTCccttgaagaggaaaaaaaacacttttaagcATACAAGGTCCAGTCAGAGAAAATGTttaactcttaaaaaaaaaaaaaaaaaactatttgtttaaaaaactgttttgtgccatcaatcattttgtatgaactgatgtcatatttttcaaatggtggatgTTTCTCATGTTGGATTGAAACTCGGCGGTGGTAAAACAAAGGCCCATGTGAAATAGTTGCAGGCTGTAGCAAAGGCAGCAAATAACAGGAATGAAGCAGAATACAGATCTAAAGCTGTAAGTGCACCTGATCACACTCACTGAGGCAAAACTGAAGTGCATGAATATGCAACGAAAACTATCAACCTCtctttgcaaaatgtaaataaaagcagGAGATGCTCACCATCACTGAAGTCGAGACAGAACATACGACTGTTAAGGGAAGCCACTTCACTACCCAGAAATcattttacctattttttttattattattattaatttataatCATTAAATAATTAGGTAAAAATGGGCATTCATCATGCCCATCAAATGTAGGCTTTTCTATTATATGCACTGAtctattgttttattcatatcCAGAAATCATTTGATTATTTCCTACATTTTTTATCTTTACCTTCTCTTGCATTTTAATGCTTGAAATtcactatataaataaaatttgaatctGACTGACTGAACACCACCATTGCTGGTGAAGGGCAGTGTCAGAGGGAATTGAACCTTCACTCTTCCTAGTGTTACTGCCTGAACTACAGACGATTACAGACAAACTCAACTTTCTACACAAAGTACTACAGCTTTGCCtgtgtttttatctcttttatCTATGTTtcactaaaaaataaatgaatacatttgcaCCAGATCATATGtgtatgtaaaaatacaccagaGAAAACTTCACCACTATCTCCACCGGCCACTGAGACAAAGATACATGGGTCCCTAGAGGATGTGCATTAGATCAGATTACACGATTTttgggtaatgaagtccttcaaactCAAAAATTCAAAGAGTTACCATCTGCTGCCACTTGAGGCCGCCAAAGTGCCACCTCACCCCCTGCAGGTTCAACCACAAACTGACCTCACGTCTCCAGTGATGGATGGAGAGGCAACATTTGAGTAATACGCAGATGATATATTTACTTTCACTGTATCTAGGCTCTACACAACTGTACTACCACTTTACCTAcagtatataaaaatgaacagttaaaaacaatattgtgattaaaaaaaatagtacaaatGAGGCAAGGACAGTACAATCTATTTTGCAGCTTCAACAAAGAGCTGACACTGACTGGAGTGCAGCAATGGGACTGTTGATTGGACtgctgctctttgtgtgtgtgtgtgtgtgtgtgtgtgtgtgtaatctagGTAGAGAGTTCCATCCTGTTTCCAGACTACACATGTTCATGAGGGCAGTAACTTCACACTTTCTCTTGATTTAGCCCAGTTCAAAGGGGCCCGCTCTACGCTTGTGCTCCTCCGGGACGATCCTTCAGAATATTCAAAAAGcacttgctttgcttttttggtttttgagATATCAGCATGAATCTGCAGATTCCAAACAGTGACAAAtcattcctaaaaaaaaaatcagcatcttTCTACACAGTGAACTATATCGTTAACAATATTGTTAAAGGGTTAGGACTTATCAAAGCAATGGtataaaaaaatcagatttgaaatatataaaacatcacTGATCCCAGTTTATGATGAATCAGATGCAAATCTAATCTTTGTATGGGTTTTGGCCACTAGGCTTTCCCAGCAGTTGTAGTCGGCAGCCATTTACTTTTACAACCATTTATACCCATTTTTCATAACTTTTCCAGCCATTTCCATGCTGTTTCCATTTCCTCCAATTCAGTGAGAACAATTCTGCCctacaacacaaacagcagtaaATATTTGAAATTTGTTAAGCGCTAAGGTGTCAGATTTACAAAAATGGCACCATTGCTGTTTTATTGATGATGgaaatttgtaatatttttttttcccagtttcacTATTTTCCCATTATTATAGCTTTTCAATTGCAGTATAAATCTCCTACCAACCTCATGGAGGTCCACTGGACAACCAGGCAAGAACAAGACAGATCATTagaaagcaaacacacagctgtaatGTGAGTGGATCTGTTCGGTACAGTAAGTAAAGTGAAAGTGAACAGTCTGATTCTAAATTTGGCAGTCTATGAAAGCATCTTGTCTTTAGCCCTACAGCTCATTTGTCTCTGGCTCCTTTGGTTAGCTTGCAGGCTAATTTATCAATCCAGGCGGTGGTGATGTTAACATGCAGCGACTAGCCACTGTGATGGTGCCCCACAGGCCATGAAGTCAAGACAATGAATGTTGCTTGCCGTGGGAGAACAGGATACAGTAACTTTGTAGAGAAATGGCTTTTTCCCCTTGATAATCTCAAGAGAACACAAAGTGAACAATAACTTACTCCACATGACATGAGTGTCAGAAATGTTCTGTGTGGAATAgaggctgacatttttttcaggAATCCTGAGACTCCTGAGATATTTCGTGGGATCGCTGTGGGATGGGAGTCAATTTCATTATTCGTCATGTGGCTGGGacgggacaaaaaaaaaaaaaaaatcaacacaagcAGAAAGGACGCAGAGGCGGATCTCGGGAAATATTCATGAGGGGCTAAAGGGTGGCATGGAAATTTTACAGGgtggcagacagatacacagatgGATTTTCAGGATGGATTTTCAGTCTTGTACATTTCTGACaagcaacaacattttaatattttttttttcttttagactGCCTAAACTGGGGTGGCAAAGCCTATTTTTAGGGCGGCAGCTACCACCCCATGCCCCCATGGTAGATACGCCCTTGGCTGGACAGGTATCATAACAATGATCAGGTCAATTTTCATATGAAAGTATGCAGTTTGAATATGAAcgctgttttcttcattttgaacATAATGCtagtcattttgttgtcatttttattccctcctgtctgctctggttGCTGATGGTGTGAATAAAAAACTGCCCAGCAGAGCACAGAGTAATAAAAGAAGTCATTGCATTGCATAATGGTGGGATgggacaggattttttttcagtctgtcaTGGGACTGGGATGGTAAAGGAGTATTTTTGTGGGAGCTGGAGTGGGACAGCAGTGAAAATGCACTCCCATGCCACCCTCTGCTGTGGAACACAAACGTAAAAATGGTTGCTTACATTGGTTTTCAGGTTTTCCTCCAGTAAGCATGGCATGTGATGGAAACCTCGAGAGATAACAGACCTGCACATTTCATGttatgtttttcgttttcatcAGCGTGCAACTCAAGATAGCTAACAAAGGCAAAAATCACCACATTTAAAGTTAGTTGCGAAATGCTTAGTTTGCAGTCAGAAATGACACAGAAAGGAACCCAATCTATGCCTTATGGTTGTTACCAATGAGCAGtggacctccaatatggctgccagagAGGGTGTTTCATCACCCGAACACCTTTTACTGCTGTTGAGCTTTGGACGGCAGAATCATGGACTGAACCAGACTAAAAAATGCTCAAGACATGGACAGGCTGGCTAGAGAAAGAGATAGGTCGCTGGTTTCagctcacacacgcacaaagaGATAAACTGCAGCAGGAAAACGTTTTGTACGCAGCAGATATCAGTTTGGTCCTAGTTAACAGTAAGACTGGTGGTCATAGTAAGGTAGCACATATGGTTAAGTGGTAAGACAGTGTACGCGTTTGGCAACAAACACACTCGCCTCCATGATCTGCCTTGCACTGCGACAGGGCTGGTGGAAGCATTACTAAGAGTACGGGCACCTCATGTGAATCTACAGTCTGTACACATTTACACCACATAAATAACCCTCTCATGGGAGTGCAGTACTTGGCAACATGTTTGTTTTCGTTCCTGTCCTGGGCTCTCTGATCAACGTAAGGCCACGGTGGGCGTGCTTTTTGTCGAGGCATGTTTTTCAGAGTGAGGAAAACGTCTCTTAAGACTGGCTGGAGGACTCTGCAGTCCCTAAAGACCgaggaggaaacaaaaaacgCAGGAATTGTTCGTATAGGAGGTGAACAGCAGCTGGTGTGTGGCGTGGAGAAGGGCTGGCCACCCCGCAACAATCAACATACAGCAAATAGTGTAAGTATAAGGACATTGGATTGTGTGGCTGGTCTCATGTGTTATAAAGGATTTGGCATCAGAGGATGAATGTGAGGCCAAGCCAATAAACCGTCGCCGTCTTGTTACGCAGCCTTCCTTTGCAGGTGAGAGGTTGCAATTCCACGGATCTCACGTGCACACGCTGCACAGTAATCTCTTCAttctgtgtttcatttcatcatcagtgcggattaaaaaaaaaaaaaaaaaaaaaaaaacatttggaacTACAACAAATTTGTGAAAAGTCAAAAAAACTCCAGTAGCGCCCCGACGACTTCCATTGTCGAATACATAGAGTTCATACTTTATGCACAGCACTATAGTTACAGTATAACCACCACATTCAGAGAACAGTGAGGACACTGATACATGAGAAGTGTTAACAACACATCGCCAACCTGCTGGCGAGGAAAAACCTCACAGTCTCACAGATCGGTGTTCAGTGAGTGCAGAAGCCCGCCTGCAGCGTGTCGCCAATGAAACGCCAGCTGCAGATCCGCAGTGACGGAAACCTGGCCGCTTTACCGCGCCTGCTACAAGGCCAGAGACTGAGGAGCCATCACCGTCGCCTGCCAAGTCGTCTCCCCGGCACCTCGTCCTACTTTCCACACTGTGGCCGCGCCAGGcgtcagctgtttgccaaaggAAAGTAACAAGGAAAAATTAAACATCACACCGGGTGCTTAGGTTGGGTTTTCCTGCAACTGGGAACGATAATCCTGGAGTCGCGCTTGGGCCGAGGGGGCAGATTTGCTTTTAGCTTGCGCCCGCTAAGGAAACATGAGAGGCAAATTACAGGTGCAGATAAGTAAAACCTGGAGAAAATACAATAGGAGCTGGCACAAGCAGCAGCCGGGAGCGCCAACTGAAGCagaaacagctttttttctgccagtCTTCCTCAGACTTGGCGGTGGTGGGGGCACAATGGACCTGCCAGCGTCCTTGGCATCAGCCTCATTTCTCCGTTATGATCTCCTCATATTTAGGCGGCGGGTCACTATAGGAAGGCGCCGAGGTCTCGTCACCGCTGCTCTCCAGGTGTCCCGTCACCTCCTCGTAAGACGGCGGCGGCGTGGCACCGGACAGCCGGGACGCCACCGACAAAGAGGAGTCCTGCACGTAGAGGGCGCGAGTGTTCTGCTGCTGGCCGCGATGGGATTCCGGCTGGGAACAAGCCGACAGCGCCCCTCCGCCCCCTCCTCGCTCCACGCCGCTCACCACCACGGTCGGCCGGGAGCTGGACTCCTGGTGGGTGCTGTCGGTGTGTGTGGGGGTTTCGCGGTGCACCAGGATGCGTGGCAGGCTGCGCGTGCTGCGGTTGTTGGCCAGGTAGCGGTTCTGGGTGTAGGCGGGCCGGCGGCGCGTGGCCTTCTGCAGCTGACACCTCCACAGCAGGAAGAGggcgatgatgatgaggagCGCGACGCCCAGCAGGGGGACAACCATGTAGACGGTGTCGGCGCGCTCAGAGCGGCCCTCGCCGTTGCTGCTCACTGTGTAGACGCTGCGGGTTTTCCAGAACTCCATCTGCAGCCAAAAGAGACATGTGgcatttcacacttttttccaGAGCAGCTCAGACAAGTTATGAAAaggaatgaaaaggaaaataaagtcaTGTTTAATATGTAAAAGTTAATGTAAAGCCAGACTGTCATTAGGAATAAAGAAACTCTGACAGAGTGATCAGGACCCTCCACTTTGCTCTGTCGGGTTTATTTTGCGATAGTGACCAGCTGGTCCCACATTATCCCACTTATTACACAGATACttgaaaaaaagcaataatttTGAACAAAATATTAATTCTGCAATGTTTGCAATAGTCCATAGATTCTAATTGCATCCATAGGAAGACGTGCAAATAACGCTTAAGCAGCCCGCTACACTTCATAGTATACTCTTTat belongs to Myripristis murdjan chromosome 14, fMyrMur1.1, whole genome shotgun sequence and includes:
- the prrg3 gene encoding transmembrane gamma-carboxyglutamic acid protein 3, translating into MAAAFLDGRDAHSILKRFPRANGFLEEFRQGNIERECGEESCSFEEANEVFENKERTMEFWKTRSVYTVSSNGEGRSERADTVYMVVPLLGVALLIIIALFLLWRCQLQKATRRRPAYTQNRYLANNRSTRSLPRILVHRETPTHTDSTHQESSSRPTVVVSGVERGGGGGALSACSQPESHRGQQQNTRALYVQDSSLSVASRLSGATPPPSYEEVTGHLESSGDETSAPSYSDPPPKYEEIITEK